ATAGTTATTAGAGGAGAACAGCTGCATTTGATGTCCAAGGTATGGTGAAACTCTTGCATACGGATATTGTGTTCAGGAATTATTCCAACGGTGAACTGGACATAGAAACCAAAGGATTAGAAGCGTTTAGTGAGCTAGCTGAAAAGTCTGCGAAAATTTTCTAGAGTCGGCGTCAGACCATTCTTGCCTGCCTAGTAATGGATGACAAAGCAAAAGTGCAAATTGATTATGAAGGAATACTGGCGATTGATTTGCCAAACGGATTTAAGGCTGGAGATACGATGCAATTAAAAGGGAAATCGCTTTTTATGATGAAAGAAGGAAAAGTCTCCCTAATTGAAGATTACAGTTAAGATCACGGCAGAAGAAATACACCTTCCTCATGATATCGACACAGGAATGACCCGAATTTGTTCACTTTCTTCATCAAAAAAAATGTTAGGATAGAGGCATCACTTCATAAAAAATGAGGAGAGTCACAAGTGCGGGTACATCCAATTTACTTTTTACGTCTTACAGGCCTATTCGATGGCCTTTCCTTATTAGTATTGATGGGCATCGCAATGCCCTTGAAATACGTGTGGGGCTTAGACAAAGCCGTAACCATCATAGGAAGTATTCACGGCGGGATATTTTGCTTGTATGCTCTGGCGATACTCTATGCGGCCATTCGCGTGAGATGGAGCTTGCTCTGGTCTCTTGCTGCGTTACTTGCCGCTTTTGTACCGTTTGGGAACTTCTTTCTGGATCGCAGACTGAAAACGGCACAGGATGTGTATCCTCTGAAGCCGTTTAATAATGCCCTGCTCGTATACGGCATCGTTTTTTTCTCGTTCTTTGATTTGTTCTCGCAACTGCCGGTCATGAGTACATTTGCTGCTTCCGTAGGTGCCAGTTCATTTGTTATAGGCTTTGTCATCGGTCTGTATTCGTTAGCCAATACTTTTGGCAATATTATCTCTGGCATACTGACAGATAAGGTTGGTCCATCCAAACCACTTTTGATCGGATTGGTTTTATCAAGCTGTGCCTTGCTGCTGTATCACATCGTCGATCAGCCGTTTCTGTTGATTATCGTGCGACTCATTCACGGATTTGTTGCCGGTTTGATAGTTCCTGCTGCTTTTACTTTCTCTGCGAATAACACTACACATGAGCAGCAAGGACGAAAGGTTGCTTTCACCGGTACCTTTGTGGGACTCGCAGCGATTATCGGACCTGCATTCAGCGGCATTATGGCAAGCAAAACCTCTGTGCCTTTTGTCTTTACATGTGTAGCTGTAATGGGCTTTTTCCTAGCCATTCTGTCCGTCATTTTTCTGCGATCCACTCAGGCCTGCAAGAAAGAGAAGCTTAAGAAGGACGTTCCAACCTCAGCCCTGATCTTCAATGCTGGGATAATCAAGGCTTACGGCGGTGCCTTTTTGCTCATGTTTTCACAAGGCGTCATCGCTTACCTTTTGCCCTTGCATGTCCAATCGCTTGGATACGATTCGAAATTAAGCGGTACGTTATTGAGCACGTTTGGGATGATTGCCGTTCTGATTTTCGTGCTTCCGACCAATCGCATTTTTGATCGTGTGGCCCCTTCCAAAACGATGTCCATCGGAATTGGTTTCATGGGCGTGAGTCAGCTGCTTATTGGTCAATCCAACACGACATTGGCACTGTACTGCATGTTAGGACTATATGGGATAGGCTTCGCTCTCTTGTTTCCTTCTGTCAATACGATGCTCATTCAATCGACGCCGCAAGAATTGCGGGGGAAAGCACACGGTTACTTATACGCCTTCTTCTCTCTCGGTGTGGTCGTCGGCTCAGGCCTTTTAGGGTGGCTGCCCTTCTCCATCGAGGAAGGGTTTCTGTTCACAGGAAGCCTGCTGCTCGTGTTTGCCGCTTTCATTGCCATGCATAAACAGCGAGAACGCTTGCTAAATCAACAAAATAATCGATAGTAGCCGTCGTTTGTAACAACAAAACCTCCTCAACCACTAAGCTAGTGGTGAAGGAGGTTTTGTGCTAATGCTTTCAACCGCGGAATCACTACGAATCAGGCATGCAGCCAACAGACCAATGCCAAGTACGATTGCAAGCAGTACAAAAGTAAGTTCATAGCTGCCAACATTCATCAAACGGATGGACAATATCGGCCCAAGACTTGTTCCCGAAAACAGGATAAACGTATACACAGAAACCGCAATTCCCCGCGATTTGCCCCCTAGCTGTCCAATAAGCGTGATCAGGGAAGGAACAGATAACGCAATTCCGGCAACGAAAAACACACTCGTACCAATCAAAAGAGACAAATTAGATATCATACCGAAGGAAGACATACTGACCACTGCCAGACCTAACCCGCAGCGTAGCACGGTACGTAAGCCAAACCGTTTTGCCAGCCCGCCCGCCAGCGGAGAAATGAGCATGCCCACTACACCAATCGTTCGAACAAGCAGAATATCCTTGTTGCTAAGCCCAAAATCGGGTCCCGCCAAATAACTCCCCAAGACCGTATACATATTAACGAATGACATAAGCAATACAAGAGCGATTATGTAACTCAAGACGATATTTTTTTGTTTGAACAGGGAGGGAATTCGCTTAATCGGCTCCCAAATATTCACGGTAGCAAGAGGACTCTCTTCTTTTGGTAGCCACCTCATCACCACGAGCAGCGTCACGAAATAAATAGCAGCAAGCATATAGAATACGGCGTGCCAACTATATTGTTGACTCATAAAGCTACTGATCACTTGACCAATGATCCCAGCCGCCAAAAATCCTGTGCTGATAAATCCGATTGCCGTTACCCGTTTTGCCGCAGGGAACATTTCCACAGCATAGGCGAGCGCAACAGGCGAGAATGTAGCTGCGGCAGCACCTTGCAAGCTCCTGAGCACAATGATCCATGCGAAATGATTTGCACTTCCAAGCAACAAAGAAAAGAGAGTCAAGGCAATCAGCCCGAACACGATCACGTTCTTGCGGCCATACTTTTCGGACAACGGTCCATAAATCAGGCACCCTATGGCAAACCCAACCGAAAATGCGCTACCTACTGCTGCAGCCTGTGTCAATGTAATACTGAAAAGATCGGCAAATATAGTCATAAGGGGAATCGTGACGTATAAGCTCGACATGACGACGATTCCTGACCAGCATAAGATTGCAGTCATGAGTGAGTAGTTTCGCTGTGACATCGCACACCTCTTTTTCAATTATTTACACACAATGTAGTTAGATTATCTAATTATATTCATAAAAAAATATGATCTTATCTTCCCACCCCCAGTTTCTCTTCCATGCTGCGATTCAACTTCATCAAGATTTTTTCTAGCAGCATCCGTTCTTCCTCTTCTAAGTCGCTCATAATGGAGGAGCAGGCAGACCAGAAAACTGGCAGTGCTCTGGCTACTAATTCTCTGCCTTCCTGTGTTATTTTGACATGAATCTTGCGACCATCCAGCGTGCTTTGCTCCCTGATTATCCAGTGCCTTTTTTCCAGCCAGTCCAGCAAAGCTGTAACAGAAGCACGCCGAATACCCAGTCTATCTGCAAGCGAAGAGGGGGTGATAAGTTCACTGTCTTCATGTAACGTAAGCAACAGCAATACGTCCCATTTACTCTCCGTTATGCCGAATGACTCCAAATTCAAATCAATGGTGTCTATGGCGTTATCCCCCAGCCATAGCATCAATAACCCCAAATGAGCCAATTTGCGATCCGTATTTTGCAGAGCTGTTTTTTCCATCAGATCCAAATACGGCTGAATACCTAGTTTTGGCAATTGATCAGATGTATGCTCTCTCTTGTTTTTTCTGCTCATAATCCACCTTGAATATAATTAGATTATCTAACTAAAATCAATATAACGGATTCTTTTGGATTTTGCAAGCCCCCCTGGCAAGACGAAAGCCGAGATCATCAATTCGAAACGTGGGGTGACTGCGTCTACGGCACGTCGCCCCACAGCCTCTGGCCTCTTCTGCCCAGCTGCCACCGCGAAAAATTCGATAGGAGCCGTAGACGTTTACATCGTAAAGGTCCCAGCACCACTCCCAAACATTTCCCAGCGTGTCATAGAGCCCCCACGCATTCGGTCGCTTTTGTCCTACCGCATGTGCTGTACGCTCAGCATTCTCTTGGTACCATGCGATCTCATCCAGCTCGCCGTACCGATAACCACCCGTCCCTGCTTTGCACGCGTACTGCCATTCCGCCTCTGTCGGCAGACGATAGCCATTCGCTTCCTCGTTCCATACGACACGCTCACCATCTTCACTTATCGAGTAGCATTCTGTGAGACCCGCTTGTTGAGATAGCAGATTGCAAAACGAAATCGCATCGTTCCACGAGACATTTACAACGGGAGCCTCTGGATGGTCATTCGGTCCAGCTGCTTTTTGTACCACCGAGAAGTATAACGCATTCGTAACAGGAACCGGCGAGAGTAAAAATGCGTTCACCTCAGTTGTCCATGTGGCTTTGATTCGATCGTCCCGTAATTCGATTTGCCCTGCTGGGATATTCACCATGGTGTACGCCCGTTCCATCTCTATTTCACCTGGCTTAACTTCTCGATCGCCTGCTCTTCGGTCGGCAAGAAAAAGATGTCCTTTCCGTTGTTGGATTCATAAATGAAGTCTTTTAGACTTTTACTTGTGTACACCGAAAAATCTCCTACAATTGCCACTTTCACCCGATAATTGATGAACTTTTGCAGGATCTCGCCAGCAAGGCGTGTTTTCAAATCGAAAAAGCTTTCGTTAATCAATGATTTGTTTATAATGATACGATTACTGTCTGCCTCATAGTGTACGGTTGCAATCAGATCCAGGGCTGACTGCACATCAATAATCAATACCTCGCTACCACTCACGATCGCAATGTTTCCCACGGCTGCTTCTACCTTTGTAATATTCATGTGTATCCTCCTCACTTTCTATTGGTAATCTGCCTCACAAAATCCTCACAAATATATCGATTGTCTTCGCCGTTTGCTGGCGCAATGCTCGCCACTCGAAAGAAGCTCAAGCCCACAACCATCGCCATGAGTCCGTAGGCAGCGCTTTGTGAATCCTCTACAGACATAAGCCCGGTTTGCTTGCCGTAATCAAAAATCTTTGTGATGCCCTGCAAATCTCTCGTATAACTTTTCGCAACCACTTCTTGGAGATTGGGGTCCAATGCGGCTTTGGAGAAGAATTGTACAAAGAGTCTTGCTTGATCTTCATGCGGGATGTACATGTTAGCGATGCCATCCAACTGTGAAACATTGATCCCTTTTTCTTTGTCGTTCACGTATGGCGGC
This genomic stretch from Brevibacillus sp. DP1.3A harbors:
- a CDS encoding DUF4180 domain-containing protein — protein: MNITKVEAAVGNIAIVSGSEVLIIDVQSALDLIATVHYEADSNRIIINKSLINESFFDLKTRLAGEILQKFINYRVKVAIVGDFSVYTSKSLKDFIYESNNGKDIFFLPTEEQAIEKLSQVK
- a CDS encoding SUMF1/EgtB/PvdO family nonheme iron enzyme — translated: MERAYTMVNIPAGQIELRDDRIKATWTTEVNAFLLSPVPVTNALYFSVVQKAAGPNDHPEAPVVNVSWNDAISFCNLLSQQAGLTECYSISEDGERVVWNEEANGYRLPTEAEWQYACKAGTGGYRYGELDEIAWYQENAERTAHAVGQKRPNAWGLYDTLGNVWEWCWDLYDVNVYGSYRIFRGGSWAEEARGCGATCRRRSHPTFRIDDLGFRLARGACKIQKNPLY
- a CDS encoding MarR family winged helix-turn-helix transcriptional regulator; translated protein: MSRKNKREHTSDQLPKLGIQPYLDLMEKTALQNTDRKLAHLGLLMLWLGDNAIDTIDLNLESFGITESKWDVLLLLTLHEDSELITPSSLADRLGIRRASVTALLDWLEKRHWIIREQSTLDGRKIHVKITQEGRELVARALPVFWSACSSIMSDLEEEERMLLEKILMKLNRSMEEKLGVGR
- a CDS encoding MFS transporter, encoding MRVHPIYFLRLTGLFDGLSLLVLMGIAMPLKYVWGLDKAVTIIGSIHGGIFCLYALAILYAAIRVRWSLLWSLAALLAAFVPFGNFFLDRRLKTAQDVYPLKPFNNALLVYGIVFFSFFDLFSQLPVMSTFAASVGASSFVIGFVIGLYSLANTFGNIISGILTDKVGPSKPLLIGLVLSSCALLLYHIVDQPFLLIIVRLIHGFVAGLIVPAAFTFSANNTTHEQQGRKVAFTGTFVGLAAIIGPAFSGIMASKTSVPFVFTCVAVMGFFLAILSVIFLRSTQACKKEKLKKDVPTSALIFNAGIIKAYGGAFLLMFSQGVIAYLLPLHVQSLGYDSKLSGTLLSTFGMIAVLIFVLPTNRIFDRVAPSKTMSIGIGFMGVSQLLIGQSNTTLALYCMLGLYGIGFALLFPSVNTMLIQSTPQELRGKAHGYLYAFFSLGVVVGSGLLGWLPFSIEEGFLFTGSLLLVFAAFIAMHKQRERLLNQQNNR
- a CDS encoding TetR/AcrR family transcriptional regulator, with protein sequence MPKLGMEPQRRADVINATLTCISNHGIDGMTLDKVAEYADCSKGVVTYYFKNKDNLTSEAFQAFLAYYGLKIESDIENTMTAQEMMDVTLTHILPPYVNDKEKGINVSQLDGIANMYIPHEDQARLFVQFFSKAALDPNLQEVVAKSYTRDLQGITKIFDYGKQTGLMSVEDSQSAAYGLMAMVVGLSFFRVASIAPANGEDNRYICEDFVRQITNRK
- a CDS encoding MFS transporter; the encoded protein is MSQRNYSLMTAILCWSGIVVMSSLYVTIPLMTIFADLFSITLTQAAAVGSAFSVGFAIGCLIYGPLSEKYGRKNVIVFGLIALTLFSLLLGSANHFAWIIVLRSLQGAAAATFSPVALAYAVEMFPAAKRVTAIGFISTGFLAAGIIGQVISSFMSQQYSWHAVFYMLAAIYFVTLLVVMRWLPKEESPLATVNIWEPIKRIPSLFKQKNIVLSYIIALVLLMSFVNMYTVLGSYLAGPDFGLSNKDILLVRTIGVVGMLISPLAGGLAKRFGLRTVLRCGLGLAVVSMSSFGMISNLSLLIGTSVFFVAGIALSVPSLITLIGQLGGKSRGIAVSVYTFILFSGTSLGPILSIRLMNVGSYELTFVLLAIVLGIGLLAACLIRSDSAVESISTKPPSPLA